Within the Enterococcus hirae ATCC 9790 genome, the region AGTGATGCCTCGTAAAAATCAACTGGTGCGTCCACCGGTAGCAAATGTCGATTTAGGTGTCGTAGTTACAAGCTTGGTAGAACCAAATTTTTCTTATAATTTATTGGATCGCTTTCTAGTGACTTTAGAATATGAATCCATTGAACCTGTCATATTTTTGACAAAAACAGATCTTGCTTCAAACGAACAGCAAATCGATGAGATCAAGCAAACGTATGAAACGATCGGTTATCCAGTGATTGTTCCGAAATATCCTGGAGATACTGCAGAATTAATTCGTTACTTCCCAGAACGATTGACCGTTTTTATGGGCCAATCTGGTGCTGGAAAATCTACACTCTTAAACCAAATTTCGCCAGATCTAAACTTAGAAACGGGGGAAATCTCTGATTCTTTAGGACGTGGGAGACATACAACGAGACATGTGGAATTACTCCCATTGTATGATGGTTTAGTTGCAGATACACCAGGATTCAGCTCGATCGATTTTTTGACGATCGAAACGACTGAATTACCAAAACAATTTCCTGAATTTGTCAGTGCATCGAACCATTGCCGTTTTAGAGAATGCATGCATGCTAAAGAGCCTGGGTGCGAGGTGAAACGCCAGGTCGAAACAGGTGAGATTGCCCAAACACGTTATGAGAACTATTTGCAATTTTTACAGGAAGTCGAAAATCGAAAACCAATCTATTCTAAAAAAGAAGGTAAACGAAAATAGGAGGAAGCATTAATGAAAATAGCACCATCTATCTTAAGCGCAGATTTTTCTAATTTACAAAGAGACATCGAACTAGTAGAAAAAGGAGGGGCAGATTACATCCATGTAGATGTAATGGATGGACAATTTGTTCCAAATATTACATTTGGTCCCAATATCGTACAAGCTATTCGACCAATTACTAAGTTACCACTAGACGTGCATTTGATGATTGTTGACCCGGAAAAATATATTCCGGCGTTTGCGAAGGCTGGAGCAGATATCATCACGGTGCATGTGGAAGCCACTCCACACATTCATCGAGCATTGCAAATGATGAAAGATCTAGGCGTGAAATCAGGAGTCGTGATTAATCCAGGCACACCTATAACGATGATCAAACATGTTTTACCGATAGCAGATCAGGTCTTAGTGATGACTGTTAACCCAGGATTTGGTGGACAAAGTTTCATTGAAGAAACGGTAGAGAAAATTGCTGAATTATCAGAATTACGCGAGCAAAATAATTGGCATTATTCCATTGAAGTAGATGGCGGTATCGTTCCTGAAACCGCACAAATTTGTCAAAAAGCTGGAGCAGATGTTTTCGTTGCCGGTTCTTATATCTATAACTCAGAAGATCCAGTGGGTCAAATCAACCAGTTAAAAGAGGCATTGAAATAAATGCAGGTTTTATTAGTGGCAGG harbors:
- the rpe gene encoding ribulose-phosphate 3-epimerase, translating into MKIAPSILSADFSNLQRDIELVEKGGADYIHVDVMDGQFVPNITFGPNIVQAIRPITKLPLDVHLMIVDPEKYIPAFAKAGADIITVHVEATPHIHRALQMMKDLGVKSGVVINPGTPITMIKHVLPIADQVLVMTVNPGFGGQSFIEETVEKIAELSELREQNNWHYSIEVDGGIVPETAQICQKAGADVFVAGSYIYNSEDPVGQINQLKEALK
- the rsgA gene encoding ribosome small subunit-dependent GTPase A; this encodes MAYIKGQIRKAISGFYYVHADGETYQTRGRGNFRNRKITPLVGDQVLFESENKTDGYLLEVMPRKNQLVRPPVANVDLGVVVTSLVEPNFSYNLLDRFLVTLEYESIEPVIFLTKTDLASNEQQIDEIKQTYETIGYPVIVPKYPGDTAELIRYFPERLTVFMGQSGAGKSTLLNQISPDLNLETGEISDSLGRGRHTTRHVELLPLYDGLVADTPGFSSIDFLTIETTELPKQFPEFVSASNHCRFRECMHAKEPGCEVKRQVETGEIAQTRYENYLQFLQEVENRKPIYSKKEGKRK